Sequence from the Pseudomonas frederiksbergensis genome:
GTCATCGTGCTTGTCCATGTCGGCGTCGTATTCGATGTGGCATCCCAGCGGGCTGTTGAAATACCAGAACCAGTTGGAACCGAAGAGGTGACGGCCCGGCCCCCAGAAACTGGTCCAGCCTTGCTGTTCGAAGCGCCGGCCCGCCAACAGCACTTCCGTGCCGCTGCCCATGTGGAAGGTGAAGTGCTCGCAACCCTTCATGTGCGGTGGCGTCTGGATCATGAACAGGCAATGATGGTCATCGGAACCGGCCGGACGCATGAACGGGCCCGCACCGACAAAGGTGTCAGTGGTCACGAAGCCCAGGCGCTTGTAGAAAACTTCGGCCTTGGCTGCGTCCGGCACGAAATACACTACGTGGGACAGGGTCCGTGGCAAGGCCTGCATGTCGGGATTGATGCCAGGTTGGTTGACCGGGCGTTGAGGCGCGTGGCCCGGCGCATTGGTCAGATCGGCTGGTGCGCTGTACGCGCGCCGCACACTGATCTGGAAACCAATGGCAAAGCCCATATCGTCCACGCTGTGCACGGAGCCATCGGCACCGCGGGTCACCGGGCGGTCGCGCCCCAGTTCATCGGCGATGGCCTCAAGATCAGCCATGCTTGCCACGCCATAGACGGTTTCACGAATCGAGGGCGCAGGCCCGATGGCCGCCGGCAGACTGGCATCGTCTGCCCGACGGATAATCACGGCGGTGCCGTCGAGGGCTTCAAAACGACCGCCCTCGCTGTCGACATCGACAGGCAGCAGGCCGTAGTCACGCAGGCAATGAGTACAGGCTTGAATGTCGTCGACACCGAAAATAAGGGCGTCA
This genomic interval carries:
- a CDS encoding VOC family protein: MNIIGLDALIFGVDDIQACTHCLRDYGLLPVDVDSEGGRFEALDGTAVIIRRADDASLPAAIGPAPSIRETVYGVASMADLEAIADELGRDRPVTRGADGSVHSVDDMGFAIGFQISVRRAYSAPADLTNAPGHAPQRPVNQPGINPDMQALPRTLSHVVYFVPDAAKAEVFYKRLGFVTTDTFVGAGPFMRPAGSDDHHCLFMIQTPPHMKGCEHFTFHMGSGTEVLLAGRRFEQQGWTSFWGPGRHLFGSNWFWYFNSPLGCHIEYDADMDKHDDAWQARQAPLSADNSQLFLFTSREKWFPSGPPPKQA